A window from Deltaproteobacteria bacterium encodes these proteins:
- a CDS encoding ABC transporter substrate-binding protein translates to MKKYILLLAAFCFVWCGAPVWAQSPEVVVGSVTPLTGKLSVYGEGFQQAMNLALDEVNAEGGINGKPMKIFFEDNNSTSKGSVSAIQKLITVNKFPLIFGPAASSNFLAVCPIAQQNRTILIGAESAAADITKCGSYVFRVFPSDLLQGIGVAELAESLGYKEVVLTYVNNDWGVGLADVFKEKFTAKGGTIIDEFPHDEGKTDYRSEILRIKKANPKAVVNLTYIKEGAMLLRQAYEANVTVQWLMGSASKSPKLVELAGGAAEGVIGTYPTFSQETPAYQAYKSAWEAKYPDKKMPIFGEYNYDMVKLTARALRLAKSMDPDDIRAALFEAGKGYVGVTGDKTFDENGDVGAVYGRWTVKDGAITDYK, encoded by the coding sequence GTGAAAAAGTATATCCTGTTGCTGGCAGCGTTTTGTTTTGTCTGGTGCGGGGCTCCGGTGTGGGCTCAGTCGCCGGAGGTCGTGGTGGGTTCCGTAACGCCCCTGACGGGCAAGCTTTCGGTCTATGGCGAGGGATTTCAGCAGGCCATGAACCTGGCCCTCGATGAGGTCAATGCCGAAGGCGGCATCAATGGAAAACCCATGAAGATATTCTTCGAGGATAACAATTCCACGTCCAAGGGGTCCGTTTCGGCCATCCAGAAGCTCATTACGGTCAACAAGTTTCCCCTTATCTTCGGTCCCGCGGCCAGCTCGAATTTTCTGGCCGTCTGTCCCATCGCCCAGCAGAACCGGACGATCCTGATCGGCGCGGAAAGCGCGGCGGCGGATATCACGAAGTGCGGCTCTTACGTGTTCCGGGTCTTTCCCTCGGACCTCCTCCAGGGGATCGGGGTCGCCGAACTGGCCGAGTCGCTCGGATACAAGGAAGTGGTGCTGACCTATGTGAACAACGACTGGGGCGTCGGCCTGGCCGATGTGTTCAAGGAAAAATTCACTGCCAAAGGCGGCACGATCATCGATGAGTTTCCCCACGACGAGGGAAAGACCGACTACCGGAGCGAGATCCTGAGGATCAAGAAGGCCAACCCGAAGGCCGTCGTCAATCTCACCTATATCAAGGAAGGCGCCATGCTGCTCCGCCAGGCCTATGAGGCCAACGTGACCGTCCAGTGGCTGATGGGGTCCGCCTCGAAGTCTCCCAAGCTGGTGGAACTTGCCGGCGGCGCCGCGGAAGGGGTGATCGGTACCTATCCCACCTTTTCCCAGGAAACACCGGCATACCAGGCCTACAAGAGCGCCTGGGAAGCGAAGTATCCCGACAAGAAAATGCCCATCTTCGGTGAATACAACTATGATATGGTAAAGCTCACGGCCCGAGCACTGCGGCTGGCGAAGTCCATGGACCCCGACGACATTCGTGCGGCCCTCTTCGAGGCGGGCAAGGGGTATGTGGGCGTCACCGGTGACAAGACCTTTGATGAGAATGGAGACGTGGGTGCCGTGTACGGCCGCTGGACCGTAAAGGACGGTGCCATCACCGATTATAAGTAG
- a CDS encoding branched-chain amino acid ABC transporter permease: protein MTYYAQLLLNGIIAGSVYALFAVGLTMVYGVFRFINFAHGELIAFGAYFVLFFIGAPFSLPLYAAVAPALTLTIIVGLTQDRFVYKPLRHRSHITLLIASIGLSFLLRNIIRLIWGSDLQTYGVALTRGVTFFGLSLTWIQIVMMATAVVFLGFLYVLLTRTMLGKSLRAVSDNMLLADIMGISMKKVGRTVWVLASIFAGTGGILMAVDTNLEPLMGLTNLIKAFAAVLLGGAGNVWGALIGGLFIGVAENLGVAFFSPGYKDFISFSIIIIMLLFKPRGIFGIAGGVR from the coding sequence ATGACCTATTATGCGCAGCTCCTTCTCAACGGGATCATCGCGGGGTCCGTCTATGCGCTCTTTGCCGTCGGTCTCACCATGGTGTACGGGGTCTTCCGGTTCATCAATTTCGCCCACGGGGAGCTGATCGCCTTCGGGGCCTACTTTGTTCTCTTCTTCATCGGCGCTCCCTTCTCACTGCCGCTCTACGCCGCCGTCGCACCCGCGCTGACCCTGACCATCATCGTCGGCCTCACCCAGGACCGTTTTGTATACAAACCGCTGAGGCACCGAAGTCATATCACGCTGCTCATTGCCTCCATCGGCCTGTCGTTCCTTCTGAGAAACATCATCCGGCTCATATGGGGCTCGGACCTGCAAACCTACGGCGTCGCGCTGACCCGGGGGGTGACCTTCTTCGGTCTGAGCCTGACCTGGATACAGATCGTCATGATGGCGACGGCCGTCGTGTTTCTCGGCTTCCTTTACGTTCTTCTCACCCGCACCATGCTGGGCAAATCCCTCCGGGCCGTTTCCGACAACATGCTTCTTGCCGATATCATGGGGATCAGCATGAAAAAGGTGGGCCGGACCGTGTGGGTCCTCGCCTCCATCTTTGCCGGTACGGGAGGCATTCTCATGGCCGTTGATACCAATCTCGAACCCCTGATGGGGTTGACCAACCTCATCAAGGCCTTCGCCGCTGTTCTCCTGGGCGGTGCCGGGAACGTCTGGGGGGCGCTCATCGGCGGGCTCTTCATCGGCGTGGCCGAAAACCTGGGCGTGGCGTTCTTTTCACCAGGCTACAAGGACTTCATATCATTTTCCATTATTATCATCATGCTGCTCTTCAAGCCGCGGGGTATCTTCGGCATCGCGGGAGGCGTCAGGTAA
- a CDS encoding branched-chain amino acid ABC transporter permease, with product MDYVLHILILMSIYSIFSISLNLELGYTGLYNFGHVAFFGIGAYTSALLSIAGYPVTMSMAFGMAVAGVAGALLAVPALRLTGDYFGVATLVFAEMVRLFFLNERWLTKGPMGLPGIPRPSWIGEGVAGMPLYLLFCLVLTAVVFLLVRRVTKSPFGRALKVVREDEYVAQALGKNVFVLKIKSVTMGSVLAGLAGALWAHYISFISPGDFTLNETILVLLCVVLGGRGTNWGPVMGAFIVVFFGEAVRFLPIPAEFGRFVAPLQGMVYGIVLIAMMLKRPEGLVPEYRR from the coding sequence ATGGATTATGTCCTGCACATACTGATCCTCATGTCGATCTATTCGATCTTTTCCATCTCCCTGAACCTGGAGCTCGGCTACACGGGGCTGTATAATTTTGGCCACGTGGCCTTTTTCGGGATCGGCGCCTACACCTCGGCGCTTCTCAGCATCGCGGGGTATCCCGTCACGATGAGCATGGCCTTCGGCATGGCCGTGGCGGGGGTTGCCGGGGCCCTCCTTGCCGTTCCGGCACTGCGCCTTACGGGTGATTATTTCGGCGTGGCGACGCTGGTGTTCGCGGAGATGGTCCGGCTCTTCTTTCTCAATGAACGGTGGCTGACCAAGGGCCCCATGGGGTTGCCCGGAATTCCCCGCCCCTCATGGATCGGTGAGGGTGTCGCCGGGATGCCGCTCTATCTTCTCTTCTGCCTGGTCCTGACCGCCGTTGTGTTCCTCCTCGTCCGCCGCGTTACGAAGAGCCCCTTCGGGCGCGCCCTGAAGGTGGTCAGGGAGGATGAGTACGTGGCGCAGGCCCTGGGAAAGAACGTGTTCGTCCTGAAGATCAAGTCCGTGACGATGGGGTCCGTTCTGGCCGGTCTTGCCGGCGCGCTCTGGGCCCACTATATCAGCTTCATCAGCCCCGGCGATTTCACCCTGAACGAAACGATACTCGTGCTCCTCTGCGTCGTTCTCGGGGGAAGGGGCACCAACTGGGGGCCCGTCATGGGCGCGTTCATAGTGGTGTTTTTCGGCGAGGCCGTGCGCTTTCTTCCCATACCCGCCGAATTCGGGAGGTTCGTCGCTCCTCTCCAGGGAATGGTGTACGGCATCGTTCTGATCGCGATGATGCTCAAGCGGCCTGAGGGTCTCGTCCCGGAATACCGGAGGTAG
- a CDS encoding ABC transporter ATP-binding protein: protein MAVNDVSLEIGDEGVTGLIGPNGSGKTTLFHLITGFYELDEGRIFFGGREISGLEPYRISRRGLIRTFQQTRILPFMTALDNLLAAVPDQAGERFLPLFLKPGGVSREERENRHHAEDILKIITLSHMKDELAGRLSFGQQKLLELGRVLMGRPRMILLDEPTAGINPTLVRALSDIIRDLNDRGIRIFLIEHNIPFVARLCRRIFVMDSGSLICSGTPREVQENERVIEAYLGRREHA from the coding sequence ATGGCGGTCAATGACGTCAGTCTTGAGATCGGCGATGAGGGCGTCACGGGGCTCATCGGCCCGAACGGCAGTGGGAAGACGACCCTCTTTCACCTCATCACGGGGTTTTACGAACTGGATGAGGGCAGGATATTCTTCGGCGGCAGGGAGATCAGCGGCCTCGAACCCTACCGGATCAGCAGGCGCGGGCTTATCCGCACCTTTCAGCAGACCCGTATCCTTCCCTTCATGACGGCGCTTGACAATCTTCTCGCCGCCGTCCCGGACCAGGCGGGGGAGCGGTTTCTTCCGCTCTTTCTGAAACCGGGCGGTGTCAGCCGCGAGGAGAGGGAGAACCGGCACCATGCCGAGGACATCCTGAAGATCATCACCCTGTCGCACATGAAGGACGAGCTGGCGGGCCGTCTGAGCTTCGGCCAGCAGAAGCTGCTGGAGCTGGGCAGGGTCCTCATGGGAAGGCCCCGGATGATCCTCCTGGACGAGCCCACGGCGGGCATCAATCCGACCCTGGTCCGCGCGCTGTCCGACATCATCAGGGACCTGAACGACCGGGGGATCCGCATTTTCCTGATCGAGCACAATATCCCCTTCGTGGCCCGCCTGTGCCGGCGGATCTTCGTCATGGATTCGGGAAGCCTGATATGTTCGGGAACGCCCCGGGAGGTGCAGGAGAACGAGCGGGTCATCGAGGCCTATCTCGGAAGGAGGGAGCATGCTTGA
- a CDS encoding ABC transporter ATP-binding protein: protein MLEARKLTAGYGPVVVLHGVDITVMEGEIVCIIGPNGAGKSTVLRAVAGQITPLEGRVLFGGRDVTKWSIADKGREGLIFIPQGENVFPNLTVYENLEIAGSLVADRGRLHRAIESVYETFPIIAENRNRPARVLSGGERQMLALGRVLIIQPRLVLLDEPSLGLSPLVVDLIFDKILEMNRQGVSFLLVEQNARKGLSVSHRGYVLELGRNRMTGTGAELLDNPQLQKLYLGG from the coding sequence ATGCTTGAAGCGCGGAAACTGACGGCGGGATACGGCCCCGTGGTAGTGCTCCATGGAGTGGATATAACGGTCATGGAAGGTGAGATCGTCTGCATCATCGGTCCGAACGGGGCGGGAAAATCAACGGTGCTTCGGGCCGTGGCGGGGCAGATCACCCCCCTGGAAGGCAGGGTGCTCTTCGGGGGGCGTGACGTAACGAAGTGGAGCATCGCCGACAAGGGAAGAGAAGGACTGATCTTCATTCCACAGGGGGAAAACGTTTTTCCGAACCTGACGGTCTACGAAAATCTTGAAATAGCCGGTTCCCTCGTCGCGGACCGGGGACGCCTTCACCGGGCCATTGAATCGGTCTACGAGACGTTCCCCATCATCGCGGAGAACCGGAACCGCCCGGCCAGGGTCCTTTCGGGAGGCGAGCGCCAGATGCTGGCCCTGGGCCGGGTGCTGATCATACAGCCGCGCCTGGTCCTGCTTGACGAACCTTCGCTGGGCCTGTCACCCCTCGTCGTGGACCTCATATTCGACAAGATCCTCGAGATGAACCGGCAGGGCGTTTCCTTTCTGCTGGTTGAACAGAACGCCCGCAAGGGCCTCTCCGTTTCCCACCGGGGCTATGTCCTCGAGCTGGGAAGGAACCGCATGACCGGAACGGGCGCGGAGCTCCTCGATAATCCACAGCTTCAGAAACTGTACCTGGGCGGGTGA
- a CDS encoding ABC transporter substrate-binding protein codes for MKKLVTVFLVLVVALTFGTVAGAKTLKLAMDADPVSLDPHVQLSGGMLQYSHMAFDPLLRWTKDMKFEPRLATKWERIDDNTMRFYLRKGVKFHSGNIFTAKDVKWTMERLKESQDFKGLFEPFEGVKIIDDYTVDIVTKKPYSLLLNMATYIFPMDSDFYTGTDESGQPKDAIVKIGPSFALTHESGTGPYRVTYREQGVKTVFERFADYWDKGSPGNVDTITLTPIKNDATRVAALLSGDVDFIMPVPPQDYERIGKDKNSQLITMSGSRVITVQLNQNRRPEFKDKRVRQAIVYATNNVGIVDKIMKGTATAAAQQAPEGFAGYDPSLKPRFDLKKAKELMKEAGLEKGFECTMISPNNRYVNDEKIAEAFVAMMAKINIKVNLKTMPKAQYWDQFDAQVADIQLIGWHPDTEDSANYSEFLVMCPNKETGYGQYNSGNYCNPRVDELVLASQTETDLKKRSEMLREVERILYDDAAYVPFHWQNLSWAGKNNVRLEPIVNVMNFPYFGDLVVE; via the coding sequence ATGAAGAAGTTGGTAACCGTTTTTCTGGTTTTGGTGGTGGCTCTGACCTTCGGCACCGTCGCGGGCGCGAAGACATTGAAGCTTGCCATGGACGCCGACCCGGTGTCACTGGACCCGCATGTACAGCTTTCGGGCGGCATGCTGCAGTATTCCCACATGGCCTTTGACCCGCTGCTGCGATGGACGAAGGACATGAAGTTCGAACCCCGCCTGGCGACGAAGTGGGAGCGGATCGACGACAACACGATGCGCTTTTATCTTCGGAAAGGCGTCAAGTTCCACAGCGGTAACATCTTCACGGCCAAGGACGTCAAGTGGACCATGGAACGCCTGAAAGAGAGCCAGGACTTCAAGGGCCTTTTCGAGCCCTTTGAGGGAGTGAAGATCATCGACGATTACACAGTCGATATCGTTACGAAAAAACCCTATTCGCTGCTTCTCAACATGGCAACCTATATTTTTCCCATGGACAGTGATTTCTACACGGGGACCGACGAGAGCGGCCAGCCCAAGGACGCCATCGTGAAGATCGGTCCTTCCTTCGCCCTGACCCATGAATCGGGGACCGGTCCCTATCGCGTCACCTACCGGGAACAGGGCGTCAAGACCGTGTTCGAGAGATTCGCCGATTACTGGGACAAGGGATCACCGGGAAACGTGGATACCATCACTCTGACACCCATCAAGAATGACGCCACGCGGGTCGCCGCGTTGCTGTCGGGCGACGTCGATTTCATCATGCCCGTTCCGCCCCAGGACTACGAACGGATCGGAAAAGATAAGAACTCGCAGCTGATCACCATGTCGGGAAGCCGTGTCATCACCGTTCAGCTGAACCAGAACCGCCGTCCCGAGTTCAAGGACAAACGGGTCCGCCAGGCCATCGTCTACGCGACGAACAACGTGGGGATCGTCGATAAGATAATGAAGGGTACGGCGACGGCGGCAGCCCAGCAGGCGCCGGAAGGGTTCGCCGGGTACGATCCCTCCCTGAAGCCGCGGTTCGACCTGAAGAAGGCGAAGGAACTGATGAAGGAAGCGGGGCTTGAAAAAGGCTTCGAATGCACCATGATCTCGCCCAATAACCGCTATGTGAACGATGAAAAGATCGCCGAGGCCTTTGTGGCCATGATGGCCAAGATCAACATCAAGGTCAACCTGAAGACCATGCCCAAGGCACAGTACTGGGACCAGTTCGATGCCCAGGTGGCCGACATCCAGTTGATCGGGTGGCACCCGGATACGGAGGATTCTGCCAATTACTCGGAATTCCTCGTTATGTGCCCCAACAAGGAAACGGGATACGGTCAGTACAACAGCGGGAATTACTGCAATCCGCGGGTTGACGAGCTCGTTCTCGCCTCACAGACGGAAACGGACCTGAAAAAGCGCTCCGAAATGCTCCGGGAAGTCGAACGCATCCTGTACGATGACGCGGCCTACGTCCCGTTCCACTGGCAGAACCTCTCATGGGCGGGAAAGAACAATGTCCGCCTTGAGCCCATAGTGAACGTCATGAACTTCCCCTATTTCGGTGATCTTGTCGTCGAGTAG
- a CDS encoding ABC transporter permease — MFAFIVRRVTQAVVVMLVISLIGFAVKHQIGDPVRDIVGISVSVAEREALRDKLGLNDPFLVQYVRFVKNVLRGDLGHSFFFKKPTLEVILAKAPATLELVFASSLIIIFISIPIGIYAAIRPRNWFSRLTMGMSIVGVSIPVFLTAILLIYIFSVELQWLPSYGRGETVNIHGWDSGLLTLNGLKHLLLPSIALSSIMLPLFIRLIRAEMMEVLETEYIKYGWAKGLSKWRIWFLHAFKNTLLPVITVGGVQLGILIAYTILTETVFQWQGMGFMFLEAVERSDTSLLVAYMIAVGALFVVVNTIVDIIYGLVNPTVRITGKK, encoded by the coding sequence ATGTTCGCCTTTATTGTTCGTCGTGTCACACAGGCGGTCGTCGTCATGCTCGTCATCAGCTTGATCGGCTTCGCCGTAAAGCATCAGATCGGCGACCCCGTCAGGGACATTGTGGGCATATCCGTTTCCGTGGCGGAACGGGAAGCCCTGCGTGACAAACTCGGCCTGAACGATCCCTTCCTCGTACAATATGTACGTTTTGTGAAGAATGTCCTCAGGGGGGACCTGGGCCATTCATTCTTTTTCAAAAAACCGACCCTTGAGGTGATACTGGCAAAGGCCCCGGCGACCCTCGAGCTGGTCTTCGCGAGCAGTCTCATCATCATATTCATTTCCATTCCCATCGGTATCTACGCGGCGATCCGCCCGCGCAACTGGTTTTCACGACTGACCATGGGGATGAGCATCGTCGGTGTCTCCATCCCCGTGTTCCTGACGGCCATCCTTCTCATTTATATTTTCTCCGTGGAACTGCAGTGGCTCCCTTCTTACGGCCGGGGGGAAACGGTCAACATACACGGCTGGGATAGCGGTCTTCTGACCCTGAACGGGTTGAAACATCTGCTCCTCCCGAGCATTGCCCTGTCCTCGATCATGCTTCCCCTGTTCATACGGCTGATCAGGGCCGAGATGATGGAGGTGCTGGAAACGGAATACATCAAATACGGCTGGGCAAAAGGCCTGTCGAAATGGCGGATATGGTTTCTTCACGCCTTCAAGAACACACTCCTCCCGGTCATCACCGTCGGCGGCGTGCAGCTCGGCATACTGATCGCCTATACGATCCTGACGGAGACCGTCTTCCAGTGGCAGGGAATGGGGTTCATGTTCCTCGAGGCGGTCGAGCGTTCGGATACGTCGTTGCTCGTGGCCTACATGATAGCGGTGGGGGCGCTCTTTGTGGTCGTCAACACCATCGTCGATATCATTTACGGCCTGGTGAATCCCACGGTCAGGATCACGGGGAAGAAATGA
- a CDS encoding ABC transporter permease, whose translation MKKHWERFRKSYFLYSFKRDRVAMVSFGILMTLVVLSLAAPLIAPSNPYDTSSIDVMDAEIPPSWMEGGQERFPLGTDIQGRDLLSTMLYGMRLSVFIGCGAVVLQAFIGIVVGLISGYLGGKTDAFLMRLADVQLSFSTMMVAIIISAIFQVAFGVGRYEDLALPLLIIIIGLAEWPQYARTVRASVLGEKSKEYVEAARVIGLSARRIRWRHILPNTLSPVLVISTIQVANAVMSEAALSFLGLGMPITKPSLGSLINSGFEYIFSGSWWITFFPGILLVVFILVVNLLGDWLRDVMNPKLYKG comes from the coding sequence ATGAAGAAACACTGGGAGCGCTTCAGAAAATCATATTTTCTATACAGCTTCAAGCGCGACCGGGTGGCCATGGTCAGTTTCGGCATCCTCATGACCCTGGTCGTCCTCAGTCTCGCGGCGCCCCTGATCGCTCCCTCCAATCCCTATGACACCTCTTCCATTGATGTGATGGATGCCGAGATACCGCCTTCCTGGATGGAGGGCGGCCAGGAACGGTTTCCGCTGGGGACGGACATCCAGGGGCGTGACCTCCTCAGCACCATGCTGTACGGGATGCGCCTTTCCGTGTTCATCGGCTGCGGGGCCGTCGTGCTCCAGGCGTTCATCGGTATCGTCGTCGGCCTGATATCGGGATACCTGGGCGGCAAGACGGATGCCTTTCTCATGCGCCTTGCCGACGTCCAGCTTTCCTTCTCCACCATGATGGTGGCCATTATTATCAGCGCCATTTTCCAGGTCGCCTTCGGCGTTGGGCGTTATGAGGACCTGGCGTTGCCGCTTCTCATCATCATCATCGGGCTTGCCGAATGGCCCCAGTACGCCCGGACGGTCCGTGCCTCCGTGCTGGGCGAAAAGTCAAAGGAGTATGTCGAGGCGGCACGCGTCATCGGACTGAGCGCCCGCCGGATCAGGTGGCGGCACATCCTCCCCAACACCCTGTCACCGGTCCTGGTCATTTCGACCATACAGGTGGCGAATGCCGTGATGAGCGAGGCGGCCCTCTCTTTTCTCGGGCTGGGCATGCCTATTACGAAGCCCTCGCTGGGGTCGCTCATCAATTCCGGTTTTGAGTACATATTCAGTGGTTCCTGGTGGATAACCTTTTTCCCGGGGATCCTGCTTGTCGTTTTTATCCTGGTCGTCAATCTCCTGGGCGACTGGCTGCGGGATGTGATGAACCCGAAATTATACAAGGGATAA
- a CDS encoding ABC transporter ATP-binding protein, with translation MSTHHLLDVRDLEVTFALRTGSLIAINRVSFTVDRGERVGLVGESGAGKSVTGFAILKLISKPGFISNGHIFFDGRDLATLSDEEMRQVRGNGISMIFQDPMMTLNPVLTIGTQMVETLQAHRDISRREAEAVALDRLRRVHIPSPEKRLKQYPHEFSGGMRQRIVIAIALITDPALIIADEPTTALDVTIQAEIMDLLLELCESERTGLILITHDLGVVSQVTEKIVVMYAGDIVEMGSTERIIENPRHPYTKGLIKALPDQDTPGGRLNQIPGVMPTLMDIPPGCSFHPRCTISEPVCRSELPRLAAVDDPGHLVACHVVTRKGGRHA, from the coding sequence GTGAGCACGCACCACTTACTGGATGTCAGAGACCTCGAGGTGACCTTCGCCCTGAGAACGGGCAGCCTGATCGCGATCAATCGTGTCAGCTTTACCGTGGACCGCGGTGAGCGGGTCGGCCTGGTGGGTGAAAGTGGTGCGGGCAAGTCCGTGACCGGCTTTGCCATCTTAAAGCTCATCAGCAAACCGGGATTTATTTCAAACGGCCACATCTTCTTTGACGGCCGCGACCTGGCGACGCTCAGCGACGAGGAGATGCGGCAGGTCCGGGGCAACGGGATTAGCATGATATTCCAGGATCCCATGATGACGCTCAATCCCGTTCTTACGATCGGGACCCAGATGGTGGAAACCCTCCAGGCCCACCGGGACATCTCGCGGCGGGAGGCGGAAGCGGTCGCTTTGGACCGGCTGCGCCGGGTGCACATCCCGTCTCCGGAGAAGCGTCTGAAGCAGTATCCCCATGAGTTCTCCGGCGGCATGCGACAGCGGATCGTCATCGCCATCGCCCTCATCACCGATCCCGCGCTGATCATCGCCGACGAACCGACCACCGCCCTGGACGTGACCATCCAGGCCGAGATCATGGACCTCCTCCTGGAATTGTGCGAGTCCGAGAGAACGGGGCTCATCCTGATCACCCACGACCTGGGCGTCGTTTCGCAGGTGACGGAAAAGATCGTCGTCATGTATGCCGGGGATATCGTGGAAATGGGCTCCACGGAACGCATCATCGAGAACCCCCGCCACCCCTATACGAAGGGCCTGATCAAGGCCCTGCCCGACCAGGATACGCCCGGCGGGCGCCTGAACCAGATACCGGGGGTCATGCCCACGCTGATGGATATTCCGCCGGGATGTTCTTTTCATCCCCGGTGCACCATCAGCGAGCCTGTCTGCCGCAGCGAATTACCCCGGCTGGCCGCCGTCGACGATCCGGGCCACCTTGTGGCCTGTCATGTGGTGACCCGGAAAGGAGGGCGCCATGCCTGA
- a CDS encoding ATP-binding cassette domain-containing protein translates to MPDAAAGLLKVENLVKHFDISGGYLEQLSHEGLRIVRRRTIVQAVNGVSFTIYPGETLSVVGESGCGKSTLARAVLNLYPPDSGRIYYRDRRIDNLTPEKMLPYRARMQMIFQDPYASLNPRMTVQQALNEPVKFHFRSITESEVRERVVTVMEQVGVDPKWVDRYPHEFSGGQRQRISIARALMVDPEFIVADEPVSALDVSIQAQILNLLMDAQEKRGLTYMFITHDLSVVRHISSRVAVMYLGRVCELARTAELFHSPRHPYTRALLSAIPDIRKRREKHIKLKGEVPTPIDLPSGCVFHSRCAFANERCVREIPPLIPLPSGTFIACHGVEEGRL, encoded by the coding sequence ATGCCTGATGCCGCGGCGGGACTTCTGAAGGTGGAGAACCTTGTCAAGCATTTCGATATCTCCGGCGGATACCTGGAGCAGTTGTCCCATGAAGGGTTGCGTATCGTCCGGAGGCGTACCATCGTGCAGGCCGTCAACGGCGTGAGCTTCACCATCTATCCCGGGGAAACGCTCAGCGTTGTCGGTGAGAGCGGGTGCGGCAAATCAACCCTCGCCAGGGCCGTTCTCAACCTGTACCCCCCGGACAGCGGCCGCATCTACTACCGGGACCGGCGGATCGATAATCTGACACCGGAGAAAATGCTGCCCTACCGGGCCAGGATGCAGATGATCTTTCAAGACCCTTACGCGTCGCTGAACCCCCGGATGACGGTCCAGCAGGCGCTCAACGAGCCGGTCAAATTTCACTTCCGGTCCATCACGGAGAGTGAAGTGCGCGAGCGGGTCGTGACGGTCATGGAGCAGGTCGGGGTCGATCCCAAGTGGGTCGACCGGTATCCCCACGAATTTTCCGGCGGGCAGCGGCAGCGGATCAGCATCGCCCGGGCGCTCATGGTGGACCCCGAATTCATCGTTGCCGATGAACCTGTCTCCGCCCTCGATGTCTCGATCCAGGCACAGATACTGAACCTTCTCATGGACGCCCAGGAGAAGCGGGGGCTGACCTACATGTTCATCACCCACGACCTTTCCGTGGTCCGCCACATCAGCAGCCGGGTGGCTGTCATGTACCTGGGGCGGGTCTGCGAGCTGGCGAGAACGGCCGAGCTCTTTCACAGCCCGCGCCATCCCTATACCAGGGCACTTCTGAGCGCCATCCCGGATATCCGGAAGCGGCGGGAAAAGCATATCAAGCTCAAGGGAGAGGTCCCGACACCGATAGATCTTCCATCGGGATGTGTTTTTCACAGCCGGTGTGCCTTCGCGAACGAGCGATGCGTCCGTGAGATCCCTCCGCTGATCCCGCTTCCCTCGGGGACCTTCATCGCCTGCCACGGTGTGGAGGAGGGGCGGCTGTGA
- a CDS encoding flavodoxin family protein encodes MRTKILGVGGSPRRGGNTDILLKRILSGAEAAGMDTKTILLRDVAFSSCIGCERCRKDKICTGITDELTPFYQDIISSRGLVLVSPCYNYNVTALMKAFIDRLYCFYDFTDDHPRQYSSRLAGQGRTAVIAVVGEQTDPRDMGYAVEMLRMPLEALGYAVIRELPVYGYFHAGKVAESGDVMDRAEELGRALASSLM; translated from the coding sequence ATGAGAACGAAGATCCTGGGTGTCGGTGGAAGCCCCCGGCGGGGCGGCAACACGGATATCCTGCTGAAGCGTATCCTCTCGGGCGCGGAAGCCGCGGGAATGGACACGAAAACGATCCTGCTCCGCGATGTGGCGTTCTCATCCTGCATCGGATGTGAGCGCTGCCGGAAGGACAAGATCTGTACCGGCATCACCGACGAACTGACGCCGTTCTATCAGGACATCATTTCTTCCCGCGGCCTGGTGCTGGTCTCGCCCTGTTATAATTACAACGTTACGGCCCTGATGAAGGCCTTTATAGACCGTCTCTATTGTTTCTATGACTTCACGGACGACCACCCGCGTCAATACTCCAGCCGCCTCGCCGGCCAGGGACGGACGGCTGTCATCGCGGTCGTCGGTGAACAGACAGACCCCCGGGATATGGGATACGCCGTCGAAATGCTGCGCATGCCCCTGGAGGCGTTAGGTTACGCGGTAATACGGGAATTGCCCGTGTACGGTTATTTTCACGCCGGGAAAGTGGCGGAATCGGGGGACGTCATGGACCGTGCGGAAGAACTGGGAAGGGCTCTCGCTTCATCACTGATGTAA